The Meleagris gallopavo isolate NT-WF06-2002-E0010 breed Aviagen turkey brand Nicholas breeding stock chromosome 20, Turkey_5.1, whole genome shotgun sequence DNA window TTGCTGCCAGAAGCTGTCTGTTCAGACCTTCTGTGCAACACCACCATCTGGCCTTAGCATTTATGGAGATTTTGGCTATGCATGGATCCTCCCATGGTTCTGGACTCCCTTCCTGTACAGAGGTAGATTTCTGTAGATGTCCTGATATTGCACCACATAAGAATAAGGATTTTTATTGAAACAACTTACAAAGGCTAATTTACAGGAATAATCTCATTGTGTGCATTCAGGTAGAGCAGTAATCTAATTCATGTGCATTGGAAAAAGTGTTCTGTTTAGTTGGAGGTCCAACTAAGACATCAGTTCTGTTAACAGCTTCACATTCAGCTCTCTCGTCATCAGGATAACTTAGGTCTCTCTCCTTGAGCCTCTGTTTGCCACTGCAAACACCTGCACTGCCTTTACTGATGCCTTTATCACATCTACTGTGTTCAAGTTAAATGCTGATTGCAAACAGACACAGGTTTTTGCAGTACTGGAAGTGATGCACAGAAGCAGCCGTACAACTAGGAAATTTGCAAGATGCAAACGCTTCCTGAAACGactgaaaaaaagccaagcTATATTTTCAGACTAGAAAACAATCTGAAACTTTGCTAgcttaaaataataatccattaataaagaacaaatttgATGCTGCTAGAATAATCTGAAGATGTTTGGCAATAGGTTGATGTTCAAGATTATGGTGGACAGAACAACTCCAATCACTCTGTGAAGCTGCAGAAGTGTTTGCACACAGATACCACTTTAAGATATTTgttaaacaaaaagctttttggCATACGTAAAAAATAAGGACACCAAAATTAATGATGCCAATGCATAACGATTTGACCTCACAAGCATTGCTAATTAGTTTTCCAGAAGCACTCCATGAAGTTACTCTCACAGAAGTCCATCATGGAGataaattaaaaggaataaCGTGGTATTCTGTGTAGTGAAAGGTGAGATGGAAGTGCTGTAAGTCTGGCTCAGCAGATCTAACAAAGCTGTTGTGTGCACGTGCTCACATGGTAGCAACAGTTGCACATTTTGCTTCCATAAAGAACTGCAGGTAAGCAGCATCATTCTTTCTAGCTGTGATTTTATAAGAAAACTTAAGAGGAAAAGTTCTTTCTGTACCAACCAAGTATTGCAAGTACTTTTATGTGAAGGACTGCATTACAACCATTTAACATTAATTTCTCACGTTCAGTTTATATGAAGTATCTTGTTCCCTACAAAAGGTTTTATCAATAAGGAATAGTGACAGTTTGGAACTGAAAAGCATTTGTTCAAATACAGACAGAAGGCATATATGAATTCCTTACATCTCTCCATATATGCACTTGTCCAAGTTGTGGAGTTATTTTAGTGAGACAAGTAAATCCCAAGTTAATAAATAACAACTGGAATAAGATAGTAATTCATGATGACTGTTCCCCCAAGAAGAAAATGGCACACTTTGGAGTAGGAGATGATGATCTCGCCTGCAAAAACCCAATTTGTGAAGTAATGGGAACCCTCAATCTGGAGTATCTCAGAATTACACTCCCTGCACCTGGCAGAAAGTGCTTGTGTACTTTGCAAGATCACGTTCTTGAATGAAGAAATCCATTATACACAGGAGACAGCAAGCAGTAAGAGCTTACAGATAATGGCAGGAACCCAGCAGGAGCCAGGGTTTTTGGAgacttctggttttgttttcaaaaagcaatGGTTCTTCACAGCAAATGATCCACAATTTGGAAAGCATCTCATTCGTACACTTGGCTAGTGCATAGCATCTGCGATTGCATAGAATGTTTCCAGTGCTCAATCTGTAACTaatttaagcaaatattttggaAGTTTGATTTGTTACCATTTGATATCCAAGTTGCTTGCTGTTTGATTTACTGCACTGTATTTGGTGTGCAAAGTTTCCTGGACCTTCCTGGAATCCATGCCTTCAAGCCAGTCCTGGTACATCTTTTGTACGTACACATTGGCTTCTGGAAGTCTGACAGGTATTGCAGCATACACATCCTCCATCTGGCTAAGCAGTGCTTTATCTGGTTTTCCATCTTCAGTTTGTGTCTGGCCTTTTCCATTTAGGCACCCTtataaaaaaaaggagtaagCCACAATGGTGATGAAGATTTGATATgagatttgaatttttttttttcatactgctCTACAGAAAGTAGCTTGAATTTCTATCTACTTCATGTGACTTCAACGCCAACATCTTGATGCAAGTGAAGTTTCCACATCACTCTTTCCCTGCCTTCTCTGTGGTTTTATGATCTTAATTAGGTTCCTTGTCTTTTCTTGCCCTTGACAACCACTATTTCAGAGTATTCCCTCTGAAGTTTCAAATAATCACAGGAGAAGCCATGTTGTCATTTATTTATAGATCAGAAGAGAGCAAATAATGTTATGGTTAATTTTAGAAAATCCAATCAATTTCTCAGCCAATCCTCTACACGTATAATTGGTGTTCTGGGCTATTTACTAAGTATTAAGCATTTTAGGTTATTAAGAAGAGAATTAAGGAATGAAATGAAGTGCCTGGCTGGCAGACAAGCTTTCTTTGAGTTCCGAGTTGTGTGCGCAATGACTGTGGATCATTTAGCATTCTTACCTCCTGGGCAGGCAAGGACTTCCACAAAATGGTATAAAAACTTTCCTTTCTTCAACTTCAGAACCATGTTTTGGATATTCCGAAAGCCATAAGCTGCTGCAAAACGCAGCACTGTCTCACCATCCTTTTCAAGGGTAACTTCCTGAAAATCTTTGTTCCTATGAAGATATGAAGATTTTCAAAGCCCCACGTTACCAAAGGGATGATCCAGCTGTCAGATGCTTGAGAGAGCAtaacaaaaaatgcaaacttCCAGTTTCTAAACTGAGTGAAATAGAAGTTGCAGTGGAATTTTCAGGACAACAGTAGTAGATAGAAACTTGTAAGAGCTAGTAAGTTATTAATAcaaaagctaaagaaaacaaacaaacaaaaaactattttacAGCAGCAAATCTATGAATTTATAATACATTAAACACCCATCAATGAAAGAGTGAGGTTAATAATAAGGGCTCACTGTAGTGTTAGCTAGCCCATCATAGGTAACAAGGATACAAGCTTGCTTACTTTAATGCTTTGTAGGTGATTTCTTCAACATCCACGCCAAAAAGCTCCTTTGCAGCATGTTTAAAGATGTGCTCCAGGTACCCATCAGATCTCTTCCCATCATGCCTTACTACATCTCCCTCCTTTATCTCACCAAACCTTAGGAAACAATAAAGAGATCAATTCCAAAATTTCATTCCTTCACTTTGAGGTAgtagtttttttccccttctcttcttCCCCCCTCAAAAAGGGTTTTAGAGTAGAGCCTGAGAACGTATCTGAACACTATCAAGGATGTGGTAAAATAGTTTCAGGAAGGAATGTTCCACTTCACATTAACAGAGTTTTACATTTATATTGAATATGAGCAAAGGTTTTGTTACTTGTCATCAAAATAAGGAAGCAATCCACAACAAAGCTACTTACAAACTATCTACAGCTACTTCAGTCACATCTTTCATAGACACATTTTTCTGCTCCATTATTTGAACAATTTCACCTGTAGAAAAATGTAGAACATTTTACTTTCAgtgcaaagcaaaatgcagatgCTGTGCTTCTGTTTAAGAGCTCTACACCCCCACGTGCTTACAGTCATGTTCTCCAGTTCTTAATGCTCAGTTACCTCCAGTAACTGAGGAGCCTGACACTTCCAGCCCTGAAGGAAAGGGCCTTCAGCTTCCCCCAGACTTTGCATAATGCTACCTAGCCTTTCTGTGGGGTCAAGTCTGGCTAATGGAGAATGCTAAAGCAGACTcgaaagaaaaacagatgaacaacaacaacaaaaataccaaTCACAAAGCCTCTATAAATGCTATCCTAGCACAGGAGATTGGGGTATGTCTTTAGAAATAAAGGCTTAACCTGATGTTAGAACACAATCAACTTCTTGGGAGTTATACAAGGCAGTGTAGAAGTCCTCCCTCAAGGCTTCCAGTTTTTTGTCGTAACAAGGTGCCACAACTACATGGAAGATTTTTTCTGGGGACAAATTCTGCAGAAGAGAGAGCATGTGTTAATTCcatgaagaacaaaagaaagcttGAAGGATGACAAGCTAAAAATAACACACAACTAATATTAGAAATCAATCCCTAGCAATAAGTTcga harbors:
- the NARF gene encoding nuclear prelamin A recognition factor, which encodes MKCENCTKKECSKKQKNDDAQSTSVDVLSPNDDFEEKNEFFTLANAKILLSDCLACDSCMTSEEGARVFQQNQKEFFRILNLNKKCDTSKHKVLAVSICPQSLPYFAAKFSLSVNDAAKRLCGFLKSLGVHYVFDTTIAADFSILESQREFVQRYQRRSQEEHALPMFASACPGWIRYAERVLTNLVTPHICTAKSPQQIMGSLVKGYFARQQNLSPEKIFHVVVAPCYDKKLEALREDFYTALYNSQEVDCVLTSGEIVQIMEQKNVSMKDVTEVAVDSLFGEIKEGDVVRHDGKRSDGYLEHIFKHAAKELFGVDVEEITYKALKNKDFQEVTLEKDGETVLRFAAAYGFRNIQNMVLKLKKGKFLYHFVEVLACPGGCLNGKGQTQTEDGKPDKALLSQMEDVYAAIPVRLPEANVYVQKMYQDWLEGMDSRKVQETLHTKYSAVNQTASNLDIKW